TATTCTTAATTTTGGGATGTGTTCAAGCATATAAGCAATGGAAAAAGCCGGACGCTGATTATTACAATACAAGTATGAGTACTAAAATTATTTTTTCTATAATATATTTTGGATTAATGGCACTTTTAGGGATTGGTATATTTTATATCCACAACATTCATTTTATTTATACTTATAGATAAGAAAGATTTACAGAAAAATATATTCTTCTTATAAAAAATATTAAAAAAATGCAAGGAAGAATAATTTTTCTGTTTTTTTAATCTATTCAAATAAATCTGTAGATAGATAGCGAAGTCCTGTGTCAGGCAAAATTGCAACAATTCTTTTACCTTTGTTTTCAAGGCGCTTCGCAATTTGTGTTGCACCATAAATTGCAGCTCCAGAAGATGTACCGATAAGTATTCCTTCTGATTTCGCAACAGCTCTAGCTGTTTGGTATGCTTCAATAGTTTCGACTTCTAATTTTTCGTCATAAATATTTAAATCCATGGTTAGAGGAATTCTCTCTTCTGGTATTCCTGAAAATGGATGCACACCAGTAATTTCTAATGGTTCTGGATTTACTTCAGTTGGTATAGAATTAGGACCAGGCTGGATAGCAACTACTTTTAAATTGGGGTTTTTTGATTTTAGATATGCTCCTGTACCTGATATGGTACCTCCTGTACCAACGGTAGCAACAAGAATATCTACTTTACCATTTGTATCTTCCCAGATTTCAGGACCAGTTGTTAATTTATGAATTTCAGGATTTGCGGGATTTTCGATTTGATTAATAAAAAATATATCTTTTTCTTTTGATAATACGTGTTCCTCAAGTGCCTTTATTGCAGCAACAAAATCGCCACCTGTTTCTTGGAGTACGTTGGCAACTTCAGGTACTTCAGATAGTTTAATTGTTTCACCGCCAAAAGCATGAATAACTTTAAATCTCTCAACACTTACATTGTCTTGAATGTAAACTCTAAATTTATATCCTTTAGTAGCTGCAATAGCTGCTAATCCTATTCCTGTATTACCGCTAGTTGTCTCTACAATAGTATAGCCAGATTTTAATAATCCTCTTTTTTCAGCATCTTCTATCATAGATAATGCTATTCGGTCCTTCACACTTTGATTGGGATTATAATACTCGAGTTTTACAACAACTTCTGAGTGTAAATTATTTTCTCTATTATAATTTACAAGTTCTAATAAAGGTGTTCTCCCTACTAATTCTGTAATTGATTTATTGATTTTTCCCATAATAATCTGCCTCCCATTAATTAACTATTATTTTTTTGAAGTAATTGAGCTATTCAAGTAATAAATGTTTCTGTGAATTGAATACCTCCTTATTATATAGATTTTTATGTTTAATACTAAAAATTAGAGACCTGTTACGTTTTGTAACAAGCCTCTAGTTTTCTAGTTAGCTTAGATAATAAATTTTTGAGTTGGATTTTTACTTAGAACTTCTCTACCATGAGGGAGGTTCCAAATTTGTAAATCAGGACCTTTTGGTAATATTTTATACGTATTCCCTTTAATTGTTGATAAATGATAGTGTTTTTTTATACTAAGAAAATCTGTAGTATCTCCAAAGCCAGGAGTTTGATATAAATCTCTTGCATATGCCCATAAATGTGGAAATTCAATTAATCTATTACGATTTACTCTAAAACCATTATAATAAGCTGCATCAAATCTAGCTAGAGTTACATATAATCTCACATCTGAATCAGTTATATAATCGCCGAAAAGAAATCTTCTATTTTCTAATCTCGTTTCTAATTCATCCAAAAGCTTAAATACTTCATCATAGGCCTTTTCATAAGCTTCCTGCGATTGAGCAAATCCAGCTTTATATACTCCGTTATTTACACTATGAAAAATAATATTATTTAATTCATCAATATCTTGTCGAAGCTCTTCTGGATATAGATTTGGGGCATTTTCCTTATGAAATTTTATCCAAGCTGTTTCCAAGTAGTTAGTCAATTTAAAATAATCATTATACACTACCTTTTTCGTAGTTATATCTACAACAGCAGGAACTGTAGGACGACCATCATAGTTTGGATCTGCATTGAGATAAACTTCACTTATATACCTAATTTGGAGAACGGGATCTATATTGTCCTTGTCCAAAGTAAAAGACCAATCAGTTCTTGGGATGTCAGGTCTTATAGGATCTGCTGTTCCAACACTTATAACATCTTCTAAGCCAAGTAACTTTCTAACAATAATAGATCTATGAGCCCAAGGGCACACCGGTGACCATAATATTCTATATCTTCCAGCTTCAACTGGTAATTCATTAGGACCATCTCCGAAAGGTGTATCAAATTTGTTAGATTGCCTTTTAAAGCCGCCTTTTTTATCTAATTCAGCTTGTTGTATTGTTAATGACATTTAAATTTCCCCCTTAATTTTTATATTTAAAATAACTATTATTATCTAATTCATAGTAGTATGATATGCTTACTGGTATTATAAATAAAGTATTCCAATTAAGTATTTTTGTCAACAGTTTTCTTAATAAAAGTATAGTAGAAAAAAATACTTGATATATTGACAAAATAATTCTGAGTGATATAATCTGATTACAAACCGAGTAATGTTATAGGATAAATATGAAAAGCATGAGAACAAATAATGCTATATATTTATAAACAGTTGTAATATATGCATAATTAAGGGGGAATACAAATGAAAATAGGAAAATTATCAAAAATTTTAATCGCAGGAATTACATCAGTAGCTTTATTAACTGGATGCGGTAGTGCAGGCAATAACGCTAAAACAGAGGCAAGTGCTTCAAAACCAGATACTTTTACATATGGTATTGATGGAGATCCAGGGAATTCTGTGAATGTAATAACAACGAGTGATCGTTACGGATTAATGGAAATAAAAGCATTATATTCACCGCTATATATGTATAATGCAGATAAAGTGGAGTATTTTCTTGCAGAAAGCATGACACCATCTGAAGATAAATTGACTTATACTGCAAAGCTCCGAAAAGATGTTAAGTGGAGCGATGGTGCTAAATTCACAGCTGATGATGTAGTATTTACATATAATCAAATGTTAAATGAAAAGAATGCTGGATGGGCATATAGTCAATTAATATTTAACGGAAAACCAGTTAAAGTTGAAAAGGTTGATGATTATACTGTTAATTTTATACTTCCAGAAGTAAGTGCTCCGGCAATGGAACTTTTAGGAGACATTTTCATAATGCCTAAGCATATTTACGATGGAGAAACTAATTTTGAAAATAGTGAAAAGAATGCAAAGCCAGTAGGAACTGGACCTTATAAATTAGAAGAATATAAAGCTGGTCAATATGTTAAATTCGTTAAAAATGATGATTACTTTTTAGGTGCGCCAAAAATACAAAATGTTGTATTTAAGATAATACCAGATGCAAATACAGCTAAATTGTCTATTCAAAAGGGAGAAATAAACTCTTTAGTAGTTCAATCTAGTGACTTAAAAGATTTAAAAGATGATAAATTAACTACTTACACTTATGATGAAGGTAGAATAGCTTACATGGTAATGAATTCTAAATCTCCTAAACTTCAAAATGAAGATGTAAGAAAAGCTATATTCTATGCACTTAATAGAAAAGATTTGATTAATGCGGCTTATGGATCAGATGAATATGCTAAAGAAGCTTATACTTTCCTTCCAAATGAAAGCAAATATCATACAACTGATGTTGAAAAATATGATTATAATCAAGATAAAGCAAAAGAGCTTTTAGCAAAAGCAGGAGTATCTGGACTTAAGCTTAAACTTGGGTATGTAGGAAATAATGTGCCTTATCAAAAGGATGCAGCTATAATTCAACAAAACCTCAAAGCAGTAGGAATTGATGTTGAGCTTTCAGGTGGAGAATCTGCAGCTATAACACAAAAAATGAAAGATCCAAGTAGTGATTACGATATGTTCCTTGGTGGATACATCATGGGAATAGATCCAGATACTTTTAATTCATTGTTCATTCCAGGGTCACATAACTACAGCCACTTTGATGATAATAAACTTCTTGATTTATTCAATGCTGGAAGAGTAGAAAAAGATGATGCAAAGAGAAAAGAAATATATAATCAGGTTCAAAAGCAAATTCAAAATGATGGATATTTCTATCCAATTCTTGAAAATAAGAGAATACTTGTTATGAGTTCTAATATAGATGGGGTAAAAGATGCTGCTTTAGTTCCAGTATATACTTTTGAAGATATGTCAAAGTTGTACTATAAATAAAAAATATTATAAGTTGAGCATTTGGGGAATAACAAATAATTATTCCCCATTTGTAATTTATTAATCAAGGAAGTGAAGATTTAATGTCTAGATATATATTAAAGAGAATTCTACAGGCTATCCCATTGCTTTTAATAATATCAATAATATGTTTTACATTTATTAAGTTAGCTCCATATAATGCAATTGATGCTATGGCTACACCTAATATGCCAGAGAAAACTGTAAATCTAATAAAAGCAAAATATGGATTTGATAAACCAGCTTATGTTCAATATTTTTTATGGCTTAAAGGAATATTAAATGGACAATTTGGATATTCAATAGTTACACATGAGAGTATAGCTAATGATTTAGCTGCAAGAATACCAGCTACCATAAAATTGGTTTTACCTTCATATTTATTAGCAGTTGTGATTTCAATAATTCTTGGTTTATTAGCTGGAGCAAATAAAAATAAATTTATTGATAAAATAATTGATGGTTTCTGTTCAATAGGCATAGCAATACCAACTTTTTGGTTTGCTATGATAATTATATTTATTTTCGGATATAAGCTTTCAATATTTCCTATATTGGGGATGAATACTATTGGTGGACAGCAATCTTTTTCAGATTTTCTAGTTCATTTTATAATGCCTTGTGTTGTTTTAACTATGGCCTTTTTGCCACAACTCACAAGGTATGTAAGATCCTCAACCATTGGCCAGATATCTCAAAATTATGTAACAGTTCAAAATGCCTTTGGCGGAAGTACTCATGAAATACTATTTAAGCATGTATGTAAAAATGTATTACTTCCTATAATCACAAAGATAGGAATGGCATTACCGATGCTTGTAACAGGAGGAATGATAACTGAAACTATTTTTGGATGGCCTGGTGTTGGTCCATATTTCATAACAGCTATTAAGGGAATGGATTATCCTGTTGTTATGGCAATTTTAGTGCTATCATCAACATTAGTTATACTAGGAAATTTATTATCGGATATACTATATAGCTTGGTTGATCCAAGAATAAGGGGTGTGAGATAAATTATATGGAAAATAGACGAATAAAGAATTTTATAAATGAACTTCAAAATAGTAAGAGTACTATTTTTTCAATAATTTTTCTGATTTTTATAGTATTTATTTCAGTGTTTGTATTTTTAATACCTATAAACCCTGATGCAACAGATACAGCTAATATGCTGCAATCTCCAAGTTTAAGTCATCTATTTGGTACAGATGAACTTGGACGAGACTATTTAACTAGAACTATATATGGGGGCAGAGTATCACTTATAGTTGGAGTTCTTGCAATGATAATATCTACTTCAATAGGAGTCTTGGTTGGTACAATAAGTGGATATTTTGGAGGAAAAACAGATAATATTTTAATGCGTTTTGTTGATATAATATCATCTATTCCTTGGCTGATACTTGTAACTGTAATCAGTATATTTTTAAAGCCGGGATTACAAGCTATAATTATAGTAATAGGTTTATTTACCTGGATGGAGATTGCAAGACTTGTGCGTGCAGAAACACTTTCAATAAAAGAAAGGGAATATGTATTATATGCGATTTCTATTGGACAATCTTCAAAAAAGATAATATTTAAGCACATTATCCCAAGTGTATTTCCAACTATTATAATAGCTTCAACAACAAGTATAGCTGACGCTATAATGACAGAATCTTCATTAAGTTTTTTGGGACTTGGAATTCAGCAGCCAATGTCTTCATGGGGAAACTTACTTCAAAATGCACAGGCTAATTTACAAAGTGCTGCTTATATGGCAATATTACCTGGAGTATTGATCATTCTTACAATATATTCTTTTAATAAACTTGGAAATACACTAAGAGTAATTGTAGAACCTAAGACAGCTGGAGGTGAAAGATAGGATTATGAGTAATGAAGTGCTTCTTAAAGTAGAAGATTTAAAAACCAACTTTTACAGTAAAAATAATAAAATAGAAGCTGTAAGGGGGGTAAATATTGAAGTGAAATCAGGAGAGATTTTAGGTGTTGTTGGGGAATCAGGAAGTGGAAAAAGTGTTCTTATGAAATCTATAATGGGAATATTGCCTCAAAATGCTAAAATAGATTCTGGTGAAGTTTTATTTGAGGATAATAATATATTAAATTTATCCTTAAAAGAAATGAGAAAAATTAAGGGAAAAGAAATAGCAATGATATTTCAGGATCCTATGACAGCATTAAATCCTTTAAAGAAAATAGGAGATCATATTATAGAGGTTTTAGTCAGACATAAAGGTGTTAAGAAAAGGGAAGCTAAAAAAATGGCAATTGAAGTCTTAAATGATGTAGGAATACCAATGCCTGAAAAAATAATTGAGCAGTATCCTCATGAATTCAGTGGAGGTATGAGGCAAAGAGTATTAATAGCAATGGCACTTGCATGTAATCCTAAACTGTTAATTGCGGATGAGCCTACAACAGCTCTTGATGTTACCATTCAAGCTCAGATATTAGCACTTTTAAAGTCCCTTAAAGATAAGAATAATATGTCAGTAATACTTATAACCCATGACTTAGGAGTAGTAGCAAGTCTATGTAATAGAATTGCGGTTATGTATGGAGGTTTAATAATGGAAGAAGGAACTATTGAAGAAATTTTCTATTCCTCAAAACATCCTTATACAAAGGCATTGTTAAATTCAATACCAAAGGTTCAAGGTGATGAAAAAGTTAGACTTGAACCAATAAAGGGATCAGCACCTTCTCTTTTGAATCCCCCAGCAGGGTGTCCATTTGCAGAGAGATGCAGTGTTGCAAGGCCAGAGTGCTTTAATAAAATGCCTGAATATAAGAATCTTAGTGAAACACATAAGAGTAGGTGTTTTTTTGCCTAACTTGCTGGAAAGGAGAAGAAATAGATATGACTAATGATATATTGATAAAAGTAAAAGATTTAAAAAAATACTTTCCAGTTAAAAATGGAATTATTAAGAATACTGTAATAAAAGCTGTAGATGGGGTTTCCTTTGACATTAAAAGAGGAGAAACCTTTGGGTTAGTTGGAGAATCAGGATGTGGAAAATCTACATTAGGCAGAACAATAACAAGACTTTATGATGTGACTGATGGGGATATATTTTTTGATGGAACTAATATTGCAAAATTAAATAAAAAGCAAATGAGAGAATATTATAAAAAAATGCAGATTATCTTTCAAGATCCATATTCATCACTTAACCCTTACATGAATGTTAAAGAACTGATTGATGAACCTATAGCTTTACATACAAGCTTAGGTAAAGCAGAAAGAGCAGAGAAAATTGAAAAGTTGCTTGAGATGGTTGGTTTGAAAAAAAATGATATGGAAAAATTTCCACATGAATTTAGTGGAGGGCAATGTCAAAGAATTGGAATTGCAAGGGCAGTATCAACAAATCCGGACTTTGTATTATGCGATGAACCTATATCGGCATTAGATGTATCAATACAAGCCCAAGTGGTTAATATGCTTGAGGATCTGCAAAAGGAAATGGGATTAACTTATCTTTTTGTTGCACATGATTTATCTATGGTAAGGCATATTTCAGATAGGATAGGAGTGATGTATTTAGGAAGTATTGTTGAAATAGGAATAAGTAATGATTTATATAAGAAGCCACTTCATCCGTATACTAAAGGACTTTTATCATCTATACCAATAGCTGACCCTATAAAGGCAAAAGAATCTACTAGAGATGTTATTGAAGGAGATATTCCAAGCCCTATTAATATTCCATCAGGCTGCAGATTTCACACTAGATGTCCATATGCAAAACCAATATGTGCTGAAGTTCCACCAATTGCAAAAGAGGTGGAAAATGGTCATTTTGTAACATGTCATTTATACTAATAAATGCTTAAAGAAACAATAGGCAAGTATATGAAAAGACATATTTACACATGCAATAATACCAATAAATAGTGTAAATTTTAAATAATTAAATTATATTAATATTTATGGTAAATTCCATGTAAATATAAGGAGGTTTTTTAATGCGAATCAATAAAGAGAGGATTATTTCAGAATTTACTAAACTAGTATCGATAGACAGCCCATCATATTCCGAAAAAAATATGGGAGAATATATTAAAAAACGCTTGATTTCACTTGGGTTTTATATATCTGAAGATGATTCAGGAAAGTTTTTTAATGGAAATTGTGGGAATATATATGGCTTTAAAGAAGGGGATATTTCACTAGAACCATTATTATTTTGTGCACATATGGATACAGTTGAACCTTGTACTGGAAAAGTAGCTATAGTTGATAAAGATGGTACAATTAGAAGCAATGGGGAGACTATATTGGGGGCTGACGATTATTCAGGAATAGCTGCAATATTAGAGGCTTTACAGACTATAGAAGATAAAAATATTTCACATAGGCCAATAGAAGTTTTATTTACAATTGCAGAAGAAGTATATTGCAGAGGGGTTAAGAAGTTTGATTTTTCCAAAATAAAATCAAAGGAAGCATATATTCTTGATCTATCTGGAGCCGTTGGATCAGCAGCATTTAAAGCACCAACAATTTTATCATTTACTATTAATATAAATGGGAAATCATCACATGCTGGTTTTGCTCCTGAAAATGGAATACACTCGATTTTAGCTGCTGCAAATTCCATCAACAGTATAAAGCTTGGACGAATAGATGAAGAAACAACTGTGAATATAGGAATAATAGAGGGTGGGATTGCAACCAATATAGTGCCTAATCAATGTGTGGTTAAGGGAGAAATACGAAGTTATTCCCACAAAAAAGCTATTGATGTATCAGAAAATATAAAACAAAAGTTCATTGATTCGGCTGAAAAAATTGGAGCTACAATAGATTTCCAGGTTGAAATTCATTGTGAAGCATATGAAACATCTAGTAATCATCAAGTTATAAGAAGGTTTGAAAAGGCTTCAAATGAATTAAAACTTCCAACAAATTTAGTGGAAACTTTTGGAGGAAGTGATAATAATATATTAAATAAGCAAGGCCTCACTGGTCTAGTAATAGCAAATGCTATGAATAGCTGCCATTCCTGTGAGGAATATACTACTATAAATGAATTATGTAATATTGGAGAATTAACAGTTTCATTAATGATTTCACAAGAGTAAATAAAATTAATAGAAAACTTTTAATATTTACACATTTGTGTATTGACAAATTTATTTTAATGTTTTAATATTAAAACAATATAATTCATACAAAACAAGTCGGAATACTTGTTTTAATAGGTTGACCAGTAAACTGGAGACCAAAATTATCTTCTGAAATTTTTAGGGGATAGTTTTGTCTCCTTTTTTTTATAAGCTTTATGGACAGATTAATTAAAGTAAAGGAAAATTAAGAAAAATTTGGGGAGGAAAATTCATGGAATTAATTAGGACTACAGAGAACTGGCAAAGGGCGGCCGCTTATAATGTGCGGATAGAAGCTATGGTTAAGGGGTTTGGAATAAGACTTGATCAAGAAATTGATGATCATGATACAGAAAATACAAAGTACATAGTTGCTTTTAATGGTAGATATCCAGTAGGAACTTGTAGATTAAACTGGATAGATGAAAAAACAGGAAAAATTGAACGAGTATGTGTTCTTGAAGATTACAGAAAAACAGGTGTAGGAAAGCAAGTTATACTAGAAGCAGAAGCTTGGATTAAGGAACAAGGTGGAAATAAGATAATAATTTCAAGTCGAATAGAGGCTATAGGCTTTTATGAAAAGTTAGGATATAAAGTAGATTGGTCTACGAGAGAAGTAAATGGTGTTTTTGAATGTGTAAATACAGAAAAAATATTCTAAACAATAATAAATAAACTCTCAAATAATAATTAATTTTTAAGTAAGAATAGGGGCGAAAATAAAATGAGTGAAACAAATAAAGTACCATTTAGATTTGATATAGTAGGAAGTTTTTTAAGACCAGCTGAATTAAAAGAAGCTAGAGAGAAATTCTCTAGAGGAGAAATTATAAAAGAAGAATTAAAAGCAGTTGAAGATGAAAAAATAAAAGAATTGGTTGAGAAACAAAAAAGTATTGGGTTAAAGGTAGCAACAGATGGGGAATTTAGGAGGAGCTGGTGGAACCTTGATTTTTATTGGGGGCTTAAAGGAGTGAAAAAAATAACAACTGATGAAAAGAATGTGTTTAAAGGGGAAATGCTAAGAGGAGAATCTGCTGTTTTAAATGGAAAAATTAGCGGAGAAAATCATCCGTTTATAGAACATTTCAAATTTGTAAAAAGCATTGCAGATAAAGATATTGTAGTACGTCAAACAATTCCATCACCAACTCAATTTTTATTGCAATTGGTATCGGCAGGTAATCTAGAAAATACAAAGGAATTTTATCCAGAAAAAGAAGAATTAATTCAAGATATAGTAAGAGCTTATAAAACAGTGATTAAAGATTTGTATAATGCGGGATGCAGAAACATACAACTTGACGATTGTTCGTGGGGACAATTTTTTGAAGGACGATCTAATTCCTTTGATCAAGACAGGAGTCATGATGAAGAAAGAAAGGAAGAGAAAGTTAGAGTAAATAATCTTGTTTTAGCTGACAAGCCTGAAGATTTAGTAATAACTACACATGTATGCCGTGGAAATTATAGATCGGCTTGGGCAACTTATGGTGGATATGAGCCAGTAGCAGAAGTATTATTTGGAAGAGAAAATGTAGATGCATATTATTTAGAATTTGATTCAGACAGAGCTGGAGGCTTTGAACCATTAAGGTATGTAAGCAAAAATAAGAAAGTTGTTCTAGGGCTAATTACATCTAAGACACCAGAATTAGAGAATAAATCAGAAATTATTAAAAAAATTCATGAAGCAGCTAAATATGTAGACTTGGACAGGCTTTATCTAAGTCCTCAATGTGGATTTGCTTCAACAGAAGAAGGAAATATATTAACAGAAGAAGAGCAATGGGCGAAGCTTAAATTGATAAAAGAGATT
The window above is part of the Clostridium saccharoperbutylacetonicum N1-4(HMT) genome. Proteins encoded here:
- a CDS encoding PLP-dependent cysteine synthase family protein, which gives rise to MGKINKSITELVGRTPLLELVNYNRENNLHSEVVVKLEYYNPNQSVKDRIALSMIEDAEKRGLLKSGYTIVETTSGNTGIGLAAIAATKGYKFRVYIQDNVSVERFKVIHAFGGETIKLSEVPEVANVLQETGGDFVAAIKALEEHVLSKEKDIFFINQIENPANPEIHKLTTGPEIWEDTNGKVDILVATVGTGGTISGTGAYLKSKNPNLKVVAIQPGPNSIPTEVNPEPLEITGVHPFSGIPEERIPLTMDLNIYDEKLEVETIEAYQTARAVAKSEGILIGTSSGAAIYGATQIAKRLENKGKRIVAILPDTGLRYLSTDLFE
- a CDS encoding glutathione S-transferase family protein, with amino-acid sequence MSLTIQQAELDKKGGFKRQSNKFDTPFGDGPNELPVEAGRYRILWSPVCPWAHRSIIVRKLLGLEDVISVGTADPIRPDIPRTDWSFTLDKDNIDPVLQIRYISEVYLNADPNYDGRPTVPAVVDITTKKVVYNDYFKLTNYLETAWIKFHKENAPNLYPEELRQDIDELNNIIFHSVNNGVYKAGFAQSQEAYEKAYDEVFKLLDELETRLENRRFLFGDYITDSDVRLYVTLARFDAAYYNGFRVNRNRLIEFPHLWAYARDLYQTPGFGDTTDFLSIKKHYHLSTIKGNTYKILPKGPDLQIWNLPHGREVLSKNPTQKFII
- a CDS encoding ABC transporter substrate-binding protein, whose product is MKIGKLSKILIAGITSVALLTGCGSAGNNAKTEASASKPDTFTYGIDGDPGNSVNVITTSDRYGLMEIKALYSPLYMYNADKVEYFLAESMTPSEDKLTYTAKLRKDVKWSDGAKFTADDVVFTYNQMLNEKNAGWAYSQLIFNGKPVKVEKVDDYTVNFILPEVSAPAMELLGDIFIMPKHIYDGETNFENSEKNAKPVGTGPYKLEEYKAGQYVKFVKNDDYFLGAPKIQNVVFKIIPDANTAKLSIQKGEINSLVVQSSDLKDLKDDKLTTYTYDEGRIAYMVMNSKSPKLQNEDVRKAIFYALNRKDLINAAYGSDEYAKEAYTFLPNESKYHTTDVEKYDYNQDKAKELLAKAGVSGLKLKLGYVGNNVPYQKDAAIIQQNLKAVGIDVELSGGESAAITQKMKDPSSDYDMFLGGYIMGIDPDTFNSLFIPGSHNYSHFDDNKLLDLFNAGRVEKDDAKRKEIYNQVQKQIQNDGYFYPILENKRILVMSSNIDGVKDAALVPVYTFEDMSKLYYK
- a CDS encoding ABC transporter permease, giving the protein MSRYILKRILQAIPLLLIISIICFTFIKLAPYNAIDAMATPNMPEKTVNLIKAKYGFDKPAYVQYFLWLKGILNGQFGYSIVTHESIANDLAARIPATIKLVLPSYLLAVVISIILGLLAGANKNKFIDKIIDGFCSIGIAIPTFWFAMIIIFIFGYKLSIFPILGMNTIGGQQSFSDFLVHFIMPCVVLTMAFLPQLTRYVRSSTIGQISQNYVTVQNAFGGSTHEILFKHVCKNVLLPIITKIGMALPMLVTGGMITETIFGWPGVGPYFITAIKGMDYPVVMAILVLSSTLVILGNLLSDILYSLVDPRIRGVR
- a CDS encoding ABC transporter permease; the protein is MENRRIKNFINELQNSKSTIFSIIFLIFIVFISVFVFLIPINPDATDTANMLQSPSLSHLFGTDELGRDYLTRTIYGGRVSLIVGVLAMIISTSIGVLVGTISGYFGGKTDNILMRFVDIISSIPWLILVTVISIFLKPGLQAIIIVIGLFTWMEIARLVRAETLSIKEREYVLYAISIGQSSKKIIFKHIIPSVFPTIIIASTTSIADAIMTESSLSFLGLGIQQPMSSWGNLLQNAQANLQSAAYMAILPGVLIILTIYSFNKLGNTLRVIVEPKTAGGER
- a CDS encoding ABC transporter ATP-binding protein; this translates as MSNEVLLKVEDLKTNFYSKNNKIEAVRGVNIEVKSGEILGVVGESGSGKSVLMKSIMGILPQNAKIDSGEVLFEDNNILNLSLKEMRKIKGKEIAMIFQDPMTALNPLKKIGDHIIEVLVRHKGVKKREAKKMAIEVLNDVGIPMPEKIIEQYPHEFSGGMRQRVLIAMALACNPKLLIADEPTTALDVTIQAQILALLKSLKDKNNMSVILITHDLGVVASLCNRIAVMYGGLIMEEGTIEEIFYSSKHPYTKALLNSIPKVQGDEKVRLEPIKGSAPSLLNPPAGCPFAERCSVARPECFNKMPEYKNLSETHKSRCFFA
- a CDS encoding ABC transporter ATP-binding protein: MTNDILIKVKDLKKYFPVKNGIIKNTVIKAVDGVSFDIKRGETFGLVGESGCGKSTLGRTITRLYDVTDGDIFFDGTNIAKLNKKQMREYYKKMQIIFQDPYSSLNPYMNVKELIDEPIALHTSLGKAERAEKIEKLLEMVGLKKNDMEKFPHEFSGGQCQRIGIARAVSTNPDFVLCDEPISALDVSIQAQVVNMLEDLQKEMGLTYLFVAHDLSMVRHISDRIGVMYLGSIVEIGISNDLYKKPLHPYTKGLLSSIPIADPIKAKESTRDVIEGDIPSPINIPSGCRFHTRCPYAKPICAEVPPIAKEVENGHFVTCHLY
- a CDS encoding M20/M25/M40 family metallo-hydrolase; amino-acid sequence: MRINKERIISEFTKLVSIDSPSYSEKNMGEYIKKRLISLGFYISEDDSGKFFNGNCGNIYGFKEGDISLEPLLFCAHMDTVEPCTGKVAIVDKDGTIRSNGETILGADDYSGIAAILEALQTIEDKNISHRPIEVLFTIAEEVYCRGVKKFDFSKIKSKEAYILDLSGAVGSAAFKAPTILSFTININGKSSHAGFAPENGIHSILAAANSINSIKLGRIDEETTVNIGIIEGGIATNIVPNQCVVKGEIRSYSHKKAIDVSENIKQKFIDSAEKIGATIDFQVEIHCEAYETSSNHQVIRRFEKASNELKLPTNLVETFGGSDNNILNKQGLTGLVIANAMNSCHSCEEYTTINELCNIGELTVSLMISQE
- a CDS encoding GNAT family N-acetyltransferase; amino-acid sequence: MELIRTTENWQRAAAYNVRIEAMVKGFGIRLDQEIDDHDTENTKYIVAFNGRYPVGTCRLNWIDEKTGKIERVCVLEDYRKTGVGKQVILEAEAWIKEQGGNKIIISSRIEAIGFYEKLGYKVDWSTREVNGVFECVNTEKIF
- a CDS encoding 5-methyltetrahydropteroyltriglutamate--homocysteine S-methyltransferase; protein product: MSETNKVPFRFDIVGSFLRPAELKEAREKFSRGEIIKEELKAVEDEKIKELVEKQKSIGLKVATDGEFRRSWWNLDFYWGLKGVKKITTDEKNVFKGEMLRGESAVLNGKISGENHPFIEHFKFVKSIADKDIVVRQTIPSPTQFLLQLVSAGNLENTKEFYPEKEELIQDIVRAYKTVIKDLYNAGCRNIQLDDCSWGQFFEGRSNSFDQDRSHDEERKEEKVRVNNLVLADKPEDLVITTHVCRGNYRSAWATYGGYEPVAEVLFGRENVDAYYLEFDSDRAGGFEPLRYVSKNKKVVLGLITSKTPELENKSEIIKKIHEAAKYVDLDRLYLSPQCGFASTEEGNILTEEEQWAKLKLIKEISEEVWADK